Genomic window (Vibrio pomeroyi):
CACCAACAATACCTAATAAGCCATTCAGCATTGCAATCACACTGATAAAGGCTAGAAGTGTCGCACCCACCGCAACGGCAATACGAAGTCCAGACATAGCCCCATCTGCCATTGCCTCAACTACGTTTGTTGCTCGTGGAATTTCAACATCAGACTCAATATTTTCTTGAGCGTCATCTGCGCTACCTGGTACTAAGATCTTAGCCATCAATAGACCAGCAGGTGCAGACATGAATGCCGCTGCGATCAGGTAGTTTAGATCAACACCTAGCGATGCATAACCGACAAGAGTACCACCAGCAACAGAAGCCAAACCACACACCATCACAGCAAACAGTTGTGAATCTGTCATGTGCTTCAAGTAAGGTTTAACTACCAATGGTGCTTCAATCATGCCCACAAAGATGTTCGCTGTTGCAGACAATGATTCTGCACGGCCTGTGCCCAAGAACTTCTGCAGCGCGCCACCGATAAGGTTGATCACCTTTGGCATAAAGCCGATGTGGTACAAACCCGAGATCAGTGCAGAGAAAAAGATAATGATGCCCAGAACGTTAATCGCGAAAACGAAACCGTTATTCGTAAGGCCACCAAATAGGAAGTGAATCCCTTCTTGACCGTAGTTGATCAAGCTAGATACCGCACCTGTGGCTGCATTCAACGCTTCTTTACCCATTGGTACATATAGAACCAACAGCGCGAATGAGATTTGTAATAAGAA
Coding sequences:
- a CDS encoding NupC/NupG family nucleoside CNT transporter, translating into MASLLGIITILVAAWLLSTDRKNIPLRTVSLAFLLQISFALLVLYVPMGKEALNAATGAVSSLINYGQEGIHFLFGGLTNNGFVFAINVLGIIIFFSALISGLYHIGFMPKVINLIGGALQKFLGTGRAESLSATANIFVGMIEAPLVVKPYLKHMTDSQLFAVMVCGLASVAGGTLVGYASLGVDLNYLIAAAFMSAPAGLLMAKILVPGSADDAQENIESDVEIPRATNVVEAMADGAMSGLRIAVAVGATLLAFISVIAMLNGLLGIVGGWFGVNLSFELILGYVFAPVAWLIGVPWSEAVVAGSLIGNKIVVNEFVAFIQLMDAKEALSEHSQAIVTFALCGFANISTMAILIGGLGSLVPERRSFISQYGFKAICAGVFANLMSAAIAGVVLSL